CGCTGGTACTTCAAACGCGCCCCCTCCGCCTACCGCTCGGAGTCCGCCGGGTACGCCGCCGTCGCCGCCGTCCTCGCGGAGACGGTGGACGCCGGCCGCACCGTCGAGGCCCACCGCCTCGGCACCCGCCGCATCGACCTCTCCGACCAGCGGATTCGAGAATGGACCGCCTGGGAGCGGTACACGATGTGGCTGCGGTCGGTGCTCTTCCCTGTCCTCAATCTCACCCACACCACGGTCCTCGGCTCCGTCCTGATCATCGGCGGTGTGTTCGTCCTCCAGGACTGGATCTCGCTCGGGCAGCTGACCACGGGCGCGCTCATCGCCCAGATGCTCGTCGACCCCATCAACCTGATCCTGCGCTGGTACGACGAACTGCAGGTCGCCGAGGTGTCGCTGGCCCGTCTGGTCGGGGTGCGGGACATCGAGCCGGACGCGGGCGACCCGGACGTGTCCCCCGAAGGACGCCATGTCCATGCCGACCAGGTGCGCTTCGGTTACCGCGAAGGTGTCGACGTCCTGCGCAAGGTGTCCCTGGAGGTCGCCCCCGGCACCCGGCTCGCCCTCGTCGGCCCGTCCGGCGCGGGCAAGTCGACCCTGGGACGACTGCTCGCCGGGATCTACGCGCCCCGCGACGGCCGTATCACCCTCGGTGGCGCCGAGCTGTCCCGGATGCCCGCCGAGGACGTCCGCTCCCACGTCGCCCTGGTCAACCAGGAGCACCATGTCTTCGTCGGCTCCCTCCGCGACAACCTGCTCCTGGCCCGCACGGGCGCGCAGGACGCCGAGCTGTGGGCGGCGCTGGGCGCGGTCGACGCCGACGGCTGGGCGCGGGCCCTGGACGAGGGGCTGGACACCGAGGTCGGTTCCGGCGGGTTCACGCTCACCCCGGCGCAGGCCCAGCAGATCGCGCTGGCCCGGCTGGTCCTCGCCGACCCGCACACCCTGGTCCTGGACGAGGCGACCTCGCTTCTCGACCCACGGGCGGCCCGCCATCTGGAACGCTCCCTCGCCCGTGTCCTCGACGGCCGCACCGTCGTCGCCATCGCCCACCGCCTGCACACGGCCCACGACGCCGACGTCATCGCCGTCGTCGAGAACGGCCGCATCAGCGAGCTGGGCAGCCACGACCAGCTCGTCGCGGCGGACGGCGCGTACGCCGCGCTGTGGAGGTCGTGGCACGGCTGACCGACACGGGGGCACGGCTGACCGGCGCAGGGGCACCGCCGACCGACGCGGGGGCACGGCTGACCGGCGCGGAGGCACCGCCGACCGACGGAGAACGCCCGCCACCGATCGAACGGCGGACCGGGCCCGTCCCCCGCACCACCCGTGCACGACGGCCACGGGTGGTGCGGCCGCGCCGACGGAGCCCTGCCACCGGACCACGAGGCGCACGGGCCTCGGCGGCCGGGTCCGCACCCGCCCCGCACGCCGGCTCAGAGTCGGCCGTGACGACCGGCGCCGGCCGAGTGCGGCGGCCGCCGTCGCCCTGCCGTTGCGCGGTGCCGAACGCGAGTGGAAGGCTGGTGGTGGGCACTGATTCGGGGGACACCCGTGAACCGCCCGGTTCGCGGGGTTCGGGCCGTCGCCCAGCGGTCCGCGCGCCCACCGTCGCCGAACGGTGGCACCGGGCCCGCCCCACCACTGGAGGTACCCGTGGACAGAGCCGGCGGATGGGGAGACGACGTCTACCAGCCAGACGGATCCGAGATCCAGGACGACGCGGGGCTGCTGGACGCCGAGGACACCCTGGTCGCCGACGGTGTGGCCGACCCCCTCGACCGGGGCTGGTCCCCACCGGAGCGGCCATGGGCGGTGGAGCACACCGGTGTGACGGCGGCGGAGCGGCTGCGCGGCGAGACCCTCGAACAGCGGCTCGCCGAGGAGCTCCCGGACATCGCCTACCCCGACGGGGACGGCATCGGCGACTCCCAGGACACCGACGGCGAGCCGCTGGACAACGAGGTGGGAGACCTTCGCTCCGGCCGTCTGGTCGCCCCCGACGAGGGCACGCACGAGGACGAGGAGAGCGGGCTGATCGCCACCGACGTGGGGATCGACGGAGCGGCCGCCTCCGCCGAGGAGGCCGCCATGCACATCGTGGACGAGGACACGCTGCCAAGCTGACCCCGACGAGAGGTCCGCAGCCGGGCCTGGGCGGCCGGTACGTCGCGGGACGAGCCCGCGCGGCCCGGTCAGATGACGTTCAGCGCCGCCGCCGCGCCCACTCCCCCGAGCACCATGAACACCGGCATCAGCACCCGCAGCTCGACCCAGCTGCCGGCCCGGAACCGCATCACCTTCGGTGGCCCCACGGGGTACCAACGCTTGCGCCCGATCGGTATCGGCCACAGGATCGGGCACCCCGACACGGTCAGCGAGTCCCCGATGTCGTGCACCAGCGCGCCGAGCACGATCGGCAGCCCCAGCCACAGGTACTCCTGGCCCGGCTGGGTGAACAGCCAGTCCGCCCCGTTGCCCGGCTTGTCCAGGACACCCGCGAGGATCCAGGCACTGGTCGCCGCCAGCAGCCACACCAGTACATCGCTGCTGGAACCCCGGGCCGCCCGCCACAACAGGCCCTCGATGGCCAGGACCAAGTGCACGAAGAGAATGGCCAGCACCGCCCAGCGGCCCCCGGTGATCGCGGCGACGGAGGCACCGGCACCGAGCAACGCCGCCCACAGCCAGGTGTGCGTGAGCGTGCGGTGTCCCCCCGAGCGACGCGGGTCGCCCTGCTTCTTCGTCGCCTTGTAGACCGCGTACGACAGCTTGTCGACGATCTCGCACACCCAGCGCGACAGCGGACCGAAGGAGCGGGAGATCGTGGCCGCCTTGTGGTCCAGGTCCGGGGCGAGTGCGGCGCCCGCGCAGATCAGCGCACCGACCAGGAGCACCGGCCAGGGCATCGTGTGCCCGGTGGCGGCCGCCGCGGCTCCCACGCCGAGCCAGGCCGCGGCTCCCGACAGTGAGTGTGCTGGTCCCATCATGGCCGTGCCCCGTCCCATTCCGTTCGTGCCGCTGTCCAGGCGCCTTGTGCCGCTGTCCAGTTGTCCAGGTGCGCTGACGCTCCGTCGGCGCCACAGCGTAGCGTTCGCGATCTTCGGTCCGGCAGCCGATTCCCCCCTCGGGTGCCCGGGCAGGCAAGATGGGGGCGTGACCCTCATCGATCAGCTGCCGCGGACCGCCGACCCCGACGCCCTCTACGAAGCCTTCGAGTCGTGGGCCCAGGAACGCGGTCTCACCCTCTATCCGCACCAGGAGGAGGCGCTCATCGAGGTGGTCTCCGGCGCGAACGTGATCGTGTCGACGCCCACCGGCTCCGGCAAGAGCATGATCGCGGCGGGCGCACACTTCGCGGCGCTCGCCCGTGACGAGGTCACCTTCTACACGGCCCCGATCAAGGCGCTCGTCTCGGAGAAGTTCTTCGAGCTGTGCAAGATCTTCGGCACCGAGAACGTCGGCATGCTCACCGGCGACGCCTCCGTGAACGCCGACGCCCCCGTCATCTGCTGCACCGCCGAGGTGCTGGCCTCCATCGCGCTGCGCGACGGCAAGCACGCCGACGTCGGCCAGGTCGTGATGGACGAGTTCCACTTCTACGCGGAGGCCGATCGGGGCTGGGCCTGGCAGATCCCGATCCTCGAGCTGCCGCAGGCCCAGTTCATCCTGATGTCGGCGACGCTCGGCGACGTCTCGATGTTCGAGAAGGACCTCACGCGGCGAACCGGTCGCCCGACCGCCGTGGTCCGCTCGGCGACCCGCCCGGTGCCGCTCTCCTACGAGTACGTCCTGACCCCGCTGACGGAGACGCTCACCGAACTGCTCGCCACGAAGCAGGCCCCGGTCTACATCGTGCACTTCACGCAGGCGCAGGCCGTGGAGCGGGCGCAGGCGCTGATGAGCATCAACATGTGCACGCGGGAGGAGAAGGACCGGATCGCCGAGCTGATCGGCAACTTCCGCTTCACCACCAAGTTCGGCCGTAATCTCTCCCGTTACGTGCGGCACGGCATCGGAGTCCACCACGCCGGCATGCTGCCCAAGTACCGACGCCTGGTGGAGAAGCTCGCCCAGGCCGGTCTGCTGAAGGTCATCTGCGGCACGGACACGCTCGGCGTCGGCGTCAACGTCCCCATCCGCACCGTGCTGTTCACCGCCCTCACCAAGTACGACGGCAATCGGGTCCGCACTCTCCGGGCGCGTGAGTTCCACCAGATCGCGGGCCGCGCGGGGCGCGCCGGCTTCGACACGGCGGGCTTCGTGGTGGCACAGGCACCCGAGCACGTCATCGAGAACGAGAAGGCGCTCGCCAAGGCCGGCGACGACCCGAAGAAGCGTCGCAAGGTGGTCCGCAAGAAGGCTCCCGAGGGGTTCGTCGGCTGGACCGACAACACCTTCGAGAAGCTCATCGCCTCCGATCCGGAACCGCTCACCTCCCGCTTCCGTGTGACCCACACGATGCTGCTGTCGGTGATCGCCCGGCCGGGCAACGCCTTCGAGGCGATGCGCCATCTGCTGGAGGACAACCACGAACCCCGCAAGCAGCAGTTGCGGCACATCCGCCGCGCGATCGCGATCTACCGCTCGCTCCTCGACGGCGGCATCGTCGAGAAGCTCGACGAGCCGGACGCCGAGGGCCGTATCGTCCGGCTGACGGTCGATCTCCAGCAGGACTTCGCGCTCAACCAGCCGCTGTCCACCTTCGCGCTGGCCGCGTTCGAACTGCTCGACCCGGAGTCCCCGTCCTACGCCCTCGACATGGTGTCCGTCGTCGAGTCGACGCTGGACGATCCTCGGCAGATCCTCGCCGCCCAGCAGAACAAGGCGCGTGGTGAGGCCGTGGCCGCGATGAAGGCCGACGGCGTCGAGTACGAGGAGCGCATGGAGCGGCTGCAGGACGTCAGCTACCCCAAGCCTCTGGAGGAGCTGCTCTTCCACGCGTACAACACGTACCGCAAGAGCCACCCCTGGGTCGGCGACCATCCGCTGTCGCCGAAGTCCGTGATCCGCGACATGTACGAACGGGCCATGTCCTTCACGGAGTTGGTGTCCCACTACGAGCTGGCCCGCACCGAGGGCATCGTGCTGCGGTACCTGGCCGGCGCCTACAAGGCCCTCGACCACACCGTCCCCGACGATCTGAAGTCGGATGATCTGGAGGATCTGATCGCCTGGCTCGGGGAGATGGTGCGCCAGGTCGACTCCAGTCTCCTTGACGAGTGGGAGCAGCTGGCCAATCCCGAGGAGATGACGGCCGAGGAGGCCCAGGAGCGGGCCGACCAGGTCAAGCCGGTCACCTCCAACGCGCGCGCCTTCCGGGTGCTCGTCCGCAACGCCATGTTCCGCCGTGTCGAACTGGCCGCGCTGGACCAGGTGGGCGAGTTGGGCGAGATGGACGCCGAGTCCGGCTGGGACGCCGACCGGTGGGGTGAGGCGATGGACAAGTACTGGGACGAGTACGAAGAGCTCGGCACCGGTCCCGATGCCCGTGGCCCACGGCTGTTGATGATCGAGGAGGAGCCGCAGAACGGGCTGTGGCGCGTCCGGCAGACCTTCGCCGACCCGAACGGCGATCATGACTGGGGCATCAGCGCGGAGGTCGACCTCGCGGCTTCCGACGCCGAGGGACGCGCCGTCGTCAAGGTGACCGACGTCGGTCAGCTGTGAGCACAGGAGAGGCCAGCACATGACGACCAACCCCGCCGAGCGGCTCGTCGACCTGCTCGACCTGGAGCAGATCGAGGTCAACATCTTCCGCGGCCGCAGCCCGCAGGAGTCCCTGCAGCGGGTCTTCGGCGGGCAGGTCGCCGGCCAGGCGCTGGTCGCCGCCGGGCGCACCACCGAGGGAGACCGGCCGGTGCATTCGCTGCACGCGTACTTCCTGCGCCCTGGCCGTCCCGGGGTGCCCATCGTGTACCAGGTCGAGCGGGTGCGGGACGGCCGGTCGTTCACGACGCGCCGGGTCACCGCCGTGCAGCAGGGCCGCACGATCTTCAATCTGACCGCCTCCTTTCACAAGCCTGAAGAGGGGAGCTTCGAGCACCAGCTGCCGCCGGCCCGCAAGGTTCCGGACCCGGAGTCACTGCCGACGGTGACGCAGGAGATCAGCGAGCATCTGGGCACGCTCCCCGAGCAGTTGGAGCGCATGGCCCGACGTCAGCCCTTCGACATCCGGTATGTCGACCGGCTGCGCTGGACCGTCGAGGAGGTCGAGCACGCCGAGCCGCGCAGCGCGGTGTGGATGCGCGCCGTGGGTCCCCTCGGCGACGACCCGCTCGTGCACACGTGCGCGCTGACGTACGCCAGCGACATGACGCTCCTGGACGCGGTCCGTATCCCGGTGGAGCCGCTGTGGGGGCCCCGTGGCTTCGACATGGCGTCGCTGGACCACGCGATGTGGTTCCACCGGCCGTTCCGCGCGGACGAGTGGTTCCTGTACGACCAGGAGTCCCCGATCGCGGTCGGCGGCCGCGGGCTGGCCCGCGGCCGTATCTACGACCTGGAGGGGCGCCTGCTCGTGTCGGTCGTCCAGGAAGGGCTGTTCCGCAAACTCGGCGCATGACCGCAGGCGGAGCGCGCCGGGCCGCACACACGACGCCGGGCCGGAAACACCCGCCTGACCGGCTCGCTCAGTGGTGTCCGCGCCGGAGCCAGCCCAGCAGACCGCGCCGCCCCTCGGGAGCGGTGCCGGCGCTGGGCTTGGGGTGCCCGGGACGGCGTAGGCCCCGGCGCGGCCGTGGTGCCGGTCGCGCCGTCTCGACGGGCGTCTCGTGCCACGCCCCCGACGGCGGCACCTTCCGGCGGGGCCTCGGGGCGAGGCAGTGTGCTCGGGCCTCGACCAGCGATTGCTGGAGGGCCGTTCGCAGCCATGCGATCTCGTCGGGGTCGTCGGCGGTCATGATCCGTGCGGTGATCTGTGCGGCTGGTGAGTCGGGCGGCCCGTGGTCGGCTCGCGGCGGCCGGTGGAAATGCAGGTGGGCGCGCTCGTAGGGGTCCCGGACGATCTCGGCGACCTGGAGGGGGTCGAGCAGGGAGGCCGGAGCGGCGGCGCGGCTCCAGGGGTCGTCGGCCTGGCGCAGCAGGAATCCGAGGTGGCGCCCTCGCCAGTTCCGGGGGCGCAGGTCCAGTCCCGCGTCCAGTCGGCGCCTGAGATCCTCCGGGATACGACCCGTCAGCCAGGGGACGTTCGACTCGTCGGCCGCGAACTGCCGTAGTTCGGCTGCCAGATAGATCCAGATCACTGCGCGGTAGCGGTTGAGATGAAATTTGACCGGCGTGAGCAGTCCCAGTCGGGCGAGACGCATGAACCGGGTGGGCGGCACGCCCAGGATCTCGGCGGCTGCCCTGGATCCCACGGCATCGACCCGTTCCCGCAGGGTCTGCGGGAAGCCCTTCTCGGCACGGATCCGGTCGATCTCCGCCCGTGTGATGCGACGGCCTCCGCCTCCGTCGTCGACGACCGTTCGTAGGCAGCCCAGGTGTACGGCGAGGTCGAGTTCGCCGCGCTTCAGGCCCAGTTCGCGGGCGGCTCGGCCCAGGGCCAGGGTGTCGCCGGCCGCCCCGGCGGGCGCCGGGGCACCGCGTCGTGCGGTGAGCGTGGTGGGTTCGGTGCTCACGCTCGTCGGAGTGGTCGTGGTGCGGGTGACGGACTGCGTGACGGTGTCGCCGGACATGGCGGTTCTCCCCCGTGTGGTGTGGTGCTCGCGCTGGTCTCGCGCTCGCCTCGGGAAAAACCGTAGCCCGTTCACGGAAAGTCGTGGCGGGCCTGTGGATAACTCTGCCCACAGAGGAGAGAATCGCAGGTCAGTGGTCCATTGCGGCCGAGCGTTCGGGGTGCCTGGCGTCCACCCGGAGATGTTCGCCGACGCGGTTGACCAACAGCGTCATCTCGTAGGCGATCTGACCGATGTCCGCCTCCGCCGCGCTGAGGACGCACAGGCAACTGCCCGGCCCGGCGGCGGTGACGAAGAGCACCGCGTCGTCGAACTCGATCATCGTCTGCCGTACGTCACCGGCGCCGAAGTGGCGACCCGAGCCCTTGGCGAGGCTGTGCAGACCCGAGGAGACCGCGGCCAGGTGTTCGGAGTCCTCGCGCCGCAGGCCGGTGCTGGCCGCGGTGACCAGGCCGTCGGTGGACAGCACCAGGGCGTGCCGTATGGGTTCCACGCGCTCGGTCAGGTCGTCCAGCAGCCAACTGAGCCCCGCGTTCTGCGACATCGTTCGCACTCCCCGTTTCGTCGTTCCCCCGGACACGGAGGATCCGACGATTCAGCCTTCCCCACCGCTGCGGTGGGAGCAAGCAGGATCGGAACATGGCGGGGAAGATGACCGACAAGGCATGCCGGTCCTTCCGTGCGAACAGCGACAACGGGTGCTTCCCGACCCGAAACAGCGGTGTCAAGGGACAGGTTCCGGCCAGGGACAGGCGTGTTGCCGCCGGTTCAGCCCACGGAGTCGAGCAGCCGGGCGGTGTGCATCCGCCCCGCGTATTCGACGAGCCGTATCAGCACCTCCTTGCCGGAGTCGCGGTCCCGGGCGTCGCAGAGGACCACGGGGGTGCCCTGGTCGAGATCGAGGGCGCGTGAGACGTCCTGGGCGCCGTGGGCGCGGGCCTCCGAGAAGCAGTTGACGGCGACCACGAAGGGGATGTGCCGGTGCTCGAAGAAGTCCACGGCCGGGAAGCAGTCCTGCAGGCGCCTCGTGTCCGCGAGGACGACGGCGCCCAACGCCCCTTGCGCCAACTCGTCCCACAGGAACCAGAACCGGTCCTGGCCGGGTGTGCCGAACAGGTAGAGCGAGAGCCCCGACCTGATGGTGATACGGCCGAAGTCCATGGCGACGGTGGTGGTGACCTTCTGGTCCACGCCGTCGGTGTCGTCCACCGACTGGCCCACTTCGCTCAGGAGTTCCTCGGTGCGCAGCGGCTTGATCTCGCTGACCGCGCCGACCAGCGTGGTCTTGCCGACGCCGAATCCGCCGGCGACGAGGATCTTCAATGCCAGGGCGCCCGTGTCGCCGTCTGTCTCATCGGAGTGCTCGGAGACCATCGATCACTTCTCTCGGGAGTGTCGGCCGTGGTGGACATCGGTACGGCCGTGAGGAGTCAGCATCTTGGCAACTGCCACTCGTCCGTGGGGCGTTGGACCGGTATTTCATGTCACCGACCGCTTGTGTCCGTTCGGTGCCGGGTTGGATGCGCAAGTCGGTACGGGCTGGAACCGTATGTGTGTTCATCTACAGCGCCCTCAGCCCCTCGATCACCTCGCGCAGGATTCGCTCGTCCGGTAGTTGCGCGGGCGGCACGGGTCGGCTGACGGTGACGCGGCCCGACTCCAGGAGGTCCCCGAGCAGCACCCGTACGACGCCGACGGGCAGGTCGGCGCCCGCGGCGAGCTCTGCGACCGACTGGGTCTCGGTCCGGCACAGTTCGAGGAGCACGCGGTGCTCCGGACCGAGTGACGGGTCGTCGGCGGGTGCCCCGGTGTCGAGCGAGACCAGGGCGATCAGGTCGAAGCGGGTCCCGCCGGGGCCGGACCTGGTGCGGCCGCCCGTCATCGCATAGGGGCGGACGAGCGGCCCGGCCTCGTTGTCGTACCAACGGCTGCCGGGCGGCTCGTGCGCGGTGCCGGTGTCGCTGTCTTCGGTCATGAGCACGGCCCGTCCCCGGTTCATCCGGCCGTGGGCGGGCGCGCGCCGGCGCGGGTCGGGGTGCGGAGGTGCTCTCCGACGCGTTTCACCAGCCGTGCCATCTCGTACGCCACCAGTCCGATGTCGGCCGTGACGGAGGTGAGGAGAGCGAGACAGGAACCGTCTCCGGCGGCGGCCACGAAGAGAAAGCCGTCGTCCATCTCCACCATCGTCTGGCGTACGCCCCCGATGCCGAAGTGGCGGCCCGTGCCCTTGGCGAGGCTGTGGAAGCCGGAGGCGACCGCGGCCAGGTGCTCGGCGTCCTCGCGCCTGAGGTCGCTGGAGGCGCCGACCGCCAGGCCGTCGTTGGACAGGACCACGGCGTGCCGCACCTCGCGCACGCGCAGTACCAAGTCGTCCAGCAGCCAGTCGAGTTCACCGGAGCGTTCGGTGGCCCTGGTGCTCGGGTCCTGGATCATGCGGGGTCTCCTTCGCTGCTGTCGCCGGCCGTCGTGGGGCCATGGCCGGCTCTTCTGCCGGGTGCCCTGCCGCCGCCTCGTGCCCAGCCGTCGCGGTAGGCCGCCATGCGGTCCCTGACGAGTTCCGGGGTGCGCTCGTCCTCCGCTCCGGGAGGCGCAGTCGGCGGTGGCTGCCCGGTGTGCCGCTCGCGCAGTTGGGGCGCGAGGTGTGTCTGTCGTACGCGGCGCGGCAGGTCGTCCGTGCCCTCCGGTTCCGGCGGACGGCGGTGTGGCCGCAGGGTGGTGACGCCGGGCGGCGGCTCGGGCGGGCCGTCCCCCGTGGTCCGTCCGGCGGAGGCGACGGGGGCCGTGAGGGCGGGCCGGTCCGTGGACTGTTCGACGCGCTCCTGTTGCGGGGCCGCGGTCACGCGCGCGTACTCGCGTTCCTCCGGCTGCGGAGGTGCTTCGGCGGAGGCACCGGGGGAACGTTCCGCCGCGCCGCTCTGGAGCAGGGTGGTGGGGAGGAGGATCACGGCCGTGGTGCCGCCGTAGGGGGAGGGCCTCAGGTGGACCTTGATGCCGTGGCGGGCGGCGAGGCGGCTCACGACGAACAGGCCGAGCCGGTCGCTGTCGAAAAGGTCGAGTGCCTCGGACTGTTCGATGCGGCGATTGGCCTCGGCGAGCGTCTCCTTGCCCATGCCGAGGCCCCGGTCCTCGACCTCCAGGGCGTAGCCGTTGCCCACCGGCTCACCGGTGACCCGCACGCGCGTGTGGGGTGGTGAGAACTGGGCGGCGTTCTCCACGAGCTCCGCGAGGAGGTGGGTGAGGTCGGCGACCGCGGTGCCGGCGATCCTCGCTTCCGGGAGTTGCCGCAGCTCCACGCGCGCGTAGTCCTCGATCTCGGAGACGGCCGCGCGGACCACGTTCGTCAGGGAGACGGGCATGCGCCAGGCGCGCCCGGGGGCGGCGCCCGAGAGGATGATCAGGCTCTCCGCGTGGCGCCGCATGCGTGTGG
This genomic stretch from Streptomyces deccanensis harbors:
- a CDS encoding ABC transporter ATP-binding protein, coding for MIGVAPPAYDPAAPTTANTLPVGAPATVRAYVAELFRRHRRAFVLLITVNTVAVVASMAGPYLLGALVERVSDGARELHLEVTAAVFVVALVVQAVFVREVRLRGAMLGERMLADLREDFLVRSVGLPPGVLERAGTGDLLSRITTDIDRLANAMREAVPQLAIGVVWVALLLGGLAVTAPPLALAVLLALPLLVVGCRWYFKRAPSAYRSESAGYAAVAAVLAETVDAGRTVEAHRLGTRRIDLSDQRIREWTAWERYTMWLRSVLFPVLNLTHTTVLGSVLIIGGVFVLQDWISLGQLTTGALIAQMLVDPINLILRWYDELQVAEVSLARLVGVRDIEPDAGDPDVSPEGRHVHADQVRFGYREGVDVLRKVSLEVAPGTRLALVGPSGAGKSTLGRLLAGIYAPRDGRITLGGAELSRMPAEDVRSHVALVNQEHHVFVGSLRDNLLLARTGAQDAELWAALGAVDADGWARALDEGLDTEVGSGGFTLTPAQAQQIALARLVLADPHTLVLDEATSLLDPRAARHLERSLARVLDGRTVVAIAHRLHTAHDADVIAVVENGRISELGSHDQLVAADGAYAALWRSWHG
- a CDS encoding DUF5709 domain-containing protein is translated as MDRAGGWGDDVYQPDGSEIQDDAGLLDAEDTLVADGVADPLDRGWSPPERPWAVEHTGVTAAERLRGETLEQRLAEELPDIAYPDGDGIGDSQDTDGEPLDNEVGDLRSGRLVAPDEGTHEDEESGLIATDVGIDGAAASAEEAAMHIVDEDTLPS
- a CDS encoding metal-dependent hydrolase yields the protein MMGPAHSLSGAAAWLGVGAAAAATGHTMPWPVLLVGALICAGAALAPDLDHKAATISRSFGPLSRWVCEIVDKLSYAVYKATKKQGDPRRSGGHRTLTHTWLWAALLGAGASVAAITGGRWAVLAILFVHLVLAIEGLLWRAARGSSSDVLVWLLAATSAWILAGVLDKPGNGADWLFTQPGQEYLWLGLPIVLGALVHDIGDSLTVSGCPILWPIPIGRKRWYPVGPPKVMRFRAGSWVELRVLMPVFMVLGGVGAAAALNVI
- a CDS encoding DEAD/DEAH box helicase, encoding MTLIDQLPRTADPDALYEAFESWAQERGLTLYPHQEEALIEVVSGANVIVSTPTGSGKSMIAAGAHFAALARDEVTFYTAPIKALVSEKFFELCKIFGTENVGMLTGDASVNADAPVICCTAEVLASIALRDGKHADVGQVVMDEFHFYAEADRGWAWQIPILELPQAQFILMSATLGDVSMFEKDLTRRTGRPTAVVRSATRPVPLSYEYVLTPLTETLTELLATKQAPVYIVHFTQAQAVERAQALMSINMCTREEKDRIAELIGNFRFTTKFGRNLSRYVRHGIGVHHAGMLPKYRRLVEKLAQAGLLKVICGTDTLGVGVNVPIRTVLFTALTKYDGNRVRTLRAREFHQIAGRAGRAGFDTAGFVVAQAPEHVIENEKALAKAGDDPKKRRKVVRKKAPEGFVGWTDNTFEKLIASDPEPLTSRFRVTHTMLLSVIARPGNAFEAMRHLLEDNHEPRKQQLRHIRRAIAIYRSLLDGGIVEKLDEPDAEGRIVRLTVDLQQDFALNQPLSTFALAAFELLDPESPSYALDMVSVVESTLDDPRQILAAQQNKARGEAVAAMKADGVEYEERMERLQDVSYPKPLEELLFHAYNTYRKSHPWVGDHPLSPKSVIRDMYERAMSFTELVSHYELARTEGIVLRYLAGAYKALDHTVPDDLKSDDLEDLIAWLGEMVRQVDSSLLDEWEQLANPEEMTAEEAQERADQVKPVTSNARAFRVLVRNAMFRRVELAALDQVGELGEMDAESGWDADRWGEAMDKYWDEYEELGTGPDARGPRLLMIEEEPQNGLWRVRQTFADPNGDHDWGISAEVDLAASDAEGRAVVKVTDVGQL
- a CDS encoding acyl-CoA thioesterase; amino-acid sequence: MTTNPAERLVDLLDLEQIEVNIFRGRSPQESLQRVFGGQVAGQALVAAGRTTEGDRPVHSLHAYFLRPGRPGVPIVYQVERVRDGRSFTTRRVTAVQQGRTIFNLTASFHKPEEGSFEHQLPPARKVPDPESLPTVTQEISEHLGTLPEQLERMARRQPFDIRYVDRLRWTVEEVEHAEPRSAVWMRAVGPLGDDPLVHTCALTYASDMTLLDAVRIPVEPLWGPRGFDMASLDHAMWFHRPFRADEWFLYDQESPIAVGGRGLARGRIYDLEGRLLVSVVQEGLFRKLGA
- a CDS encoding DUF6397 family protein, which codes for MSGDTVTQSVTRTTTTPTSVSTEPTTLTARRGAPAPAGAAGDTLALGRAARELGLKRGELDLAVHLGCLRTVVDDGGGGRRITRAEIDRIRAEKGFPQTLRERVDAVGSRAAAEILGVPPTRFMRLARLGLLTPVKFHLNRYRAVIWIYLAAELRQFAADESNVPWLTGRIPEDLRRRLDAGLDLRPRNWRGRHLGFLLRQADDPWSRAAAPASLLDPLQVAEIVRDPYERAHLHFHRPPRADHGPPDSPAAQITARIMTADDPDEIAWLRTALQQSLVEARAHCLAPRPRRKVPPSGAWHETPVETARPAPRPRRGLRRPGHPKPSAGTAPEGRRGLLGWLRRGHH
- a CDS encoding roadblock/LC7 domain-containing protein, with product MSQNAGLSWLLDDLTERVEPIRHALVLSTDGLVTAASTGLRREDSEHLAAVSSGLHSLAKGSGRHFGAGDVRQTMIEFDDAVLFVTAAGPGSCLCVLSAAEADIGQIAYEMTLLVNRVGEHLRVDARHPERSAAMDH
- a CDS encoding GTP-binding protein, translating into MVSEHSDETDGDTGALALKILVAGGFGVGKTTLVGAVSEIKPLRTEELLSEVGQSVDDTDGVDQKVTTTVAMDFGRITIRSGLSLYLFGTPGQDRFWFLWDELAQGALGAVVLADTRRLQDCFPAVDFFEHRHIPFVVAVNCFSEARAHGAQDVSRALDLDQGTPVVLCDARDRDSGKEVLIRLVEYAGRMHTARLLDSVG
- a CDS encoding DUF742 domain-containing protein, yielding MTEDSDTGTAHEPPGSRWYDNEAGPLVRPYAMTGGRTRSGPGGTRFDLIALVSLDTGAPADDPSLGPEHRVLLELCRTETQSVAELAAGADLPVGVVRVLLGDLLESGRVTVSRPVPPAQLPDERILREVIEGLRAL
- a CDS encoding roadblock/LC7 domain-containing protein produces the protein MIQDPSTRATERSGELDWLLDDLVLRVREVRHAVVLSNDGLAVGASSDLRREDAEHLAAVASGFHSLAKGTGRHFGIGGVRQTMVEMDDGFLFVAAAGDGSCLALLTSVTADIGLVAYEMARLVKRVGEHLRTPTRAGARPPTAG